A DNA window from Camelina sativa cultivar DH55 chromosome 17, Cs, whole genome shotgun sequence contains the following coding sequences:
- the LOC104759309 gene encoding dehydrin COR47-like has product MAVKEXITLLEELQEKTEEDKVNKPSVIEKLHRSNSSASSSDDEEGEEKKGVMEKIKGKLPGHHDKETEDQDVQNVTTLKVPIPESAVEHHQTESGENKGVMDKIKEKLPGHEDKETEDSPVPTSTPVTVTEHPVGHSEEHPVEKKGILEKIKEKLPGYHAKTEEEKKEKESSD; this is encoded by the exons ATGGCGGTCAAAGAGNAGATTACTCTCCTCGAGGAGCTTCAAGAGAAGACCGAAGAGGATAAGGTGAACAAGCCTAGTGTCATCGAAAAGCTTCACCGATCCAACAGCTCTGCTTCTTCT TCGGACGATGAAGAAGGTGAGGAGAAGAAAGGAGTAATGGAGAAGATCAAAGGGAAGCTTCCAGGCCACCAcgacaaagaaacagaggatcaaGATGTACAAAACGTCACAACCCTCAAGGTACCAATTCCAGAGAGTGCGGTGGAGCATCACCAAACCGAGAGTGGAGAGAATAAAGGAGTAATGGACAAGATCAAGGAGAAGCTTCCAGGCCACGAAGACAAGGAGACAGAGGATTCACCTGTCCCAACCAGCACGCCAGTAACTGTAACGGAGCACCCGGTGGGACATTCGGAGGAGCATCCGGTTGAGAAGAAGGGGATTCTTGAAAAGATTAAAGAGAAGCTTCCAGGTTATCACGCCaagacagaggaagagaagaaagaaaaagagtcttctgattaa